Proteins found in one Clostridium kluyveri DSM 555 genomic segment:
- a CDS encoding radical SAM protein, with protein sequence MRYEGIIYRPPSEAYSLIIQISVGCAHNKCTFCNMYKAKKFRIKSLEEVYGDLYEARQMYGHVERIFLADGDSLVLPMEKLTQILLKIKELFPECKRVSAYATPGDILRKSPEELKELKELGIGIFYMGIESGSDLILKEIQKGVTSEEIIEAGQKIKKSGIKISVTFISGIGGKDKWQENAMESARVITAINPDYVGLLTLMVEPGTKMYDDINSGKFKILSPEEIMLETRELIKNIHTTNCVFRSNHASNYVALSGTLSEDGERLIALIDDVLSGKYGYKPEKFRRL encoded by the coding sequence ATGAGATATGAAGGCATTATCTATAGGCCGCCTAGTGAAGCCTATAGCTTGATAATTCAGATTAGCGTGGGATGTGCACATAACAAGTGTACTTTTTGTAACATGTATAAAGCTAAAAAATTCAGAATAAAAAGTTTGGAAGAGGTGTATGGGGATTTATATGAAGCAAGACAAATGTATGGACATGTAGAACGTATATTTTTGGCAGACGGAGATTCACTTGTGCTGCCCATGGAAAAATTAACGCAGATATTGCTTAAAATAAAAGAATTATTTCCAGAATGCAAAAGAGTATCTGCTTATGCCACACCTGGAGATATTTTAAGAAAATCTCCAGAGGAGCTCAAAGAATTAAAAGAATTGGGCATAGGTATATTTTACATGGGAATAGAAAGTGGAAGTGATTTAATATTAAAAGAAATACAAAAAGGAGTTACTTCAGAGGAAATAATAGAGGCAGGACAAAAGATTAAGAAAAGCGGTATCAAAATTTCTGTAACATTTATTTCAGGTATAGGTGGAAAGGATAAATGGCAGGAAAATGCCATGGAATCTGCAAGGGTTATAACTGCAATCAATCCTGATTATGTGGGACTTTTAACTCTCATGGTGGAACCTGGAACAAAAATGTATGATGATATTAATAGTGGAAAGTTCAAAATTCTAAGTCCAGAGGAAATTATGCTGGAAACTAGAGAATTAATTAAAAATATCCATACCACTAATTGTGTTTTTAGAAGCAACCATGCATCAAATTATGTGGCTTTAAGTGGAACTTTATCTGAAGACGGGGAAAGGCTTATTGCTCTCATTGATGATGTTTTAAGTGGGAAATATGGATATAAGCCTGAGAAGTTCAGAAGATTATAA
- a CDS encoding DUF441 domain-containing protein: MESTIILIIILTASVLGRANSVALATCFLLILKLLNADKFIFPYLQENGLFLGLVILIASILIPIADGKVSYISIRNVFTSWLGIFALLVSLFTTYLSGLGMNYLTIQGHSEIMPALILGAVIAAAFLGGVPVGPMITSGLIALGLKLFNKIGS; the protein is encoded by the coding sequence TTGGAATCCACCATTATATTAATAATAATACTAACTGCTTCTGTACTTGGGAGAGCTAATTCTGTGGCATTAGCTACCTGCTTCCTTTTGATCTTGAAGCTTTTAAATGCAGATAAATTTATATTTCCCTATTTACAAGAAAACGGATTATTTTTAGGCCTAGTAATACTTATAGCATCCATTTTAATACCTATTGCCGATGGAAAGGTAAGCTATATAAGCATTAGAAATGTATTTACCTCATGGCTTGGAATATTTGCCCTTTTAGTTTCCCTTTTTACAACTTATTTAAGTGGACTTGGTATGAACTACTTAACTATTCAAGGTCACAGTGAAATTATGCCTGCTTTAATTTTAGGAGCAGTAATCGCCGCTGCTTTTTTAGGTGGTGTTCCCGTAGGCCCTATGATAACCTCTGGATTGATTGCTTTAGGCTTAAAATTATTTAATAAAATAGGCTCTTAA
- a CDS encoding DUF3867 domain-containing protein has protein sequence MDDDRIVDFNVLKNKAREKDVEKFEDYVYGLSYDMSQGKLTMADFSEKIQKYMEKNNISHEKLFNIQKELMKRYGFNIEDIEKQMKSMGIDISSLEKGNDYETIRKTLSFQEKYKKDIGNVLMTTYTINNSVNNLSIFISEEKVILESTGKINLQDTELNEFLCSYKKILKDKKLMIYLCENMGVFEY, from the coding sequence ATGGATGATGATAGGATTGTAGATTTTAATGTTCTTAAAAACAAAGCCAGAGAAAAAGATGTGGAGAAGTTTGAAGATTATGTATATGGACTCAGCTATGATATGTCTCAAGGTAAATTAACTATGGCCGATTTTTCTGAAAAGATTCAAAAGTATATGGAAAAAAATAATATATCTCATGAAAAGCTGTTTAACATTCAAAAAGAACTTATGAAAAGATATGGATTTAACATAGAAGATATAGAAAAACAAATGAAGAGTATGGGAATTGACATATCATCTTTAGAAAAGGGAAATGATTATGAAACCATTAGAAAAACTTTGAGTTTTCAGGAAAAATATAAAAAAGACATAGGAAATGTACTAATGACTACATATACTATAAATAATTCTGTAAATAACTTATCCATATTTATAAGTGAAGAAAAAGTGATTTTAGAAAGTACTGGAAAAATAAATCTACAGGATACTGAATTAAATGAATTTTTATGTTCTTATAAGAAAATACTGAAGGATAAAAAACTTATGATTTATTTATGTGAAAATATGGGGGTATTTGAATATTAA
- a CDS encoding chemotaxis protein CheA → MTNKYSNDPMLESYIFETSDLINKLETLVLDNENSNCYCQECIDEIFRIVHTIKGSSAMMSYDYISMLAHSIEDLLYFIRENNSEDLDYKELSDLILKSVDFIKGEIDKIKIGNGVQGICDDMINENIKFLEKLSKCDLPKKDNIDSQKVDKSDIDKKDTLYKAVIFFEDNCQMENLRAYTVVETFKEFCHELYYVPEDIIDNDNTCNLIREEGFKLFIKCDKSYEEVEQILKHTVLLKSVKLIKMEEDEEVHPVSRPKENVDLNGHVPYQPLPGKQERIPDKSNVQNFINVKVEKLDKLMDLVEEMVIAESMVTENPDLKGLKLDNFRKSARQLRKITKEIQDTVMSVRMVPVYGIFHKMNRIVHDMNKKLNKKVKLKFIGEDTEVDKNIIEHISDPIMHLVRNSIDHGIESAECRRSLGKSEIGNIILEAKNQDNYVVVMIKDDGAGFNKEIILKKAREKGLLKKSADEMSDKEIYDLIFIPGFSIKENITEFSGRGVGMDVVMKNIKEIGGIVTVQSKDNEGTLITIKIPSTLAIIDGINVRVGDYYYTIPVTVITKFFRPKADDIFHIEKNEMIMVREKCCPVIRIHKLYGIETNIKELADGIIVMVKNEDKFVCIFADELLGQQQVVVKPLPDYVKRIKNIKGISGCTVLGDGSMSLILNIGELNGSIG, encoded by the coding sequence ATGACAAATAAATACTCAAATGATCCTATGCTTGAATCCTATATATTTGAAACTTCTGATTTAATAAATAAGCTTGAAACTTTAGTGCTGGATAATGAAAATTCAAATTGTTACTGCCAGGAATGCATTGATGAAATTTTTCGTATTGTACATACAATCAAAGGTTCTTCAGCCATGATGTCCTATGATTATATTTCAATGCTGGCTCATTCTATAGAAGATCTGTTATATTTTATCAGAGAGAATAATTCTGAAGATCTGGATTATAAAGAATTATCTGATTTAATATTGAAATCTGTAGATTTTATAAAGGGAGAAATTGATAAAATAAAGATCGGGAATGGAGTACAGGGTATATGTGATGACATGATAAATGAAAATATAAAGTTTCTTGAAAAGCTAAGTAAATGTGATTTACCTAAAAAAGATAATATAGATAGCCAGAAGGTAGATAAATCCGATATTGATAAGAAGGATACTCTATATAAAGCTGTAATATTTTTTGAAGACAACTGCCAGATGGAAAATTTAAGAGCCTATACGGTAGTGGAAACTTTTAAAGAATTTTGCCATGAATTATATTATGTGCCTGAAGATATAATTGATAATGACAATACCTGTAATTTAATACGGGAGGAAGGATTCAAACTATTTATAAAATGTGATAAATCTTACGAGGAAGTGGAGCAAATCTTAAAACATACAGTTTTGTTAAAAAGCGTTAAACTCATAAAAATGGAAGAAGATGAAGAAGTTCATCCTGTTTCTAGGCCAAAAGAAAATGTGGATTTAAATGGACATGTTCCCTATCAGCCTTTACCAGGGAAACAAGAAAGAATACCAGATAAATCAAATGTACAAAATTTTATAAATGTAAAGGTTGAGAAACTTGATAAGCTTATGGATTTAGTAGAAGAAATGGTTATTGCAGAATCCATGGTAACTGAAAATCCAGATTTAAAAGGGCTAAAGTTGGATAATTTTCGAAAATCCGCAAGACAACTTCGTAAAATTACTAAAGAAATTCAGGACACAGTAATGTCTGTAAGGATGGTGCCTGTATATGGAATTTTTCATAAGATGAATCGCATAGTGCATGATATGAATAAAAAATTAAATAAGAAGGTTAAGTTAAAATTTATTGGAGAAGATACGGAAGTAGATAAAAATATAATAGAGCACATATCAGATCCTATTATGCATCTGGTGCGTAATTCAATTGATCATGGAATAGAATCTGCAGAATGCAGAAGATCTCTAGGTAAAAGTGAAATAGGTAATATTATTTTAGAGGCAAAGAATCAGGATAATTATGTTGTGGTAATGATAAAAGATGATGGAGCAGGATTTAATAAAGAAATAATTTTAAAAAAGGCGCGTGAAAAAGGGCTTTTAAAAAAATCTGCAGATGAGATGAGTGATAAGGAAATTTATGATTTAATATTCATTCCAGGATTCTCTATAAAGGAAAATATAACAGAATTCAGCGGACGTGGAGTGGGAATGGATGTAGTAATGAAAAATATTAAAGAGATTGGAGGAATAGTGACAGTTCAAAGTAAAGATAATGAAGGAACCCTCATAACCATAAAAATACCAAGCACCCTTGCTATTATAGATGGAATAAATGTGAGGGTAGGAGATTATTATTATACCATTCCCGTTACCGTAATAACGAAATTTTTCAGACCAAAAGCTGATGATATCTTTCATATTGAAAAAAATGAAATGATAATGGTAAGAGAAAAGTGCTGTCCCGTAATTCGTATACATAAATTATACGGAATTGAAACTAATATTAAAGAATTAGCAGATGGAATAATTGTCATGGTAAAGAATGAAGATAAGTTTGTATGCATATTTGCAGATGAGTTATTGGGTCAACAACAGGTGGTAGTAAAACCTCTCCCGGATTATGTAAAAAGAATCAAAAATATAAAGGGTATATCCGGCTGTACAGTACTGGGAGATGGAAGTATGAGTTTAATACTTAACATAGGGGAATTGAATGGAAGTATTGGCTAA
- a CDS encoding chemotaxis protein CheW has product MTKPVYDIFVEDGEDTQKDKYLIFALANGFYGIDIKYVIEIIGIQSISKVPELPEYIKGIINLRGKIIPVMDVRLRFKEEYREYNDRTCIIVIEMEDIAIGLIVDSVLEVADISDSEIVDPPEIGSHKNRFVRGIGKSQNSIRLILNCNKLLNDEEIDVLSDNI; this is encoded by the coding sequence ATGACTAAACCTGTATATGATATTTTTGTGGAGGATGGAGAAGATACCCAAAAAGATAAGTATCTTATATTTGCACTGGCAAATGGATTCTATGGTATAGATATTAAATATGTTATTGAAATAATAGGAATTCAATCTATAAGCAAGGTGCCAGAGTTACCTGAATATATAAAAGGTATAATAAATTTGAGAGGTAAGATTATACCGGTAATGGATGTAAGGTTGAGATTTAAAGAGGAGTATAGGGAATACAATGATAGGACATGCATTATAGTGATAGAAATGGAGGATATAGCCATAGGGCTAATTGTGGATAGTGTATTGGAAGTAGCAGATATATCTGATTCAGAAATTGTAGATCCGCCAGAAATAGGAAGCCATAAAAATAGGTTTGTAAGAGGTATAGGAAAATCACAAAACAGCATAAGGCTGATTTTGAATTGCAATAAGCTATTAAATGATGAAGAAATAGATGTTTTGTCAGATAATATTTAA
- a CDS encoding response regulator: protein MRKILIVDDASFMRISLRTMLQRNGFEVVGEAENGISAILKYKQFNPDIVTLDITMPDMDGIEVLKEIKKYDSEAKIVMITAMGQKTMVKKSILSGAKSFIVKPFKEEQLIETLNKVMFI from the coding sequence ATGAGAAAGATACTTATTGTTGATGATGCGTCTTTTATGAGGATTTCTTTAAGGACTATGCTGCAGAGAAATGGTTTTGAAGTTGTGGGAGAAGCTGAAAATGGAATATCTGCAATTTTGAAATATAAACAGTTTAATCCTGATATTGTTACTTTAGATATTACAATGCCCGACATGGATGGCATTGAAGTACTTAAAGAAATTAAAAAATATGATAGTGAAGCAAAAATTGTAATGATAACTGCCATGGGACAAAAAACTATGGTGAAGAAATCTATATTAAGTGGTGCTAAGTCATTCATTGTTAAACCATTTAAAGAAGAACAGTTAATTGAAACACTTAATAAAGTGATGTTCATTTAG
- a CDS encoding universal stress protein, with amino-acid sequence MTKKKILVPLDGTDRSMHSLDWLKKLFKEDKVTITLMTIREIVMANDMTITNSTIEQAQKDMDEILDKAEKKLEGYEVEKYSDFGSAPDKILLKSKLDNYDVIIMTKSNKKGLARIIGSVTNKVLKNADTLVIVVPE; translated from the coding sequence ATGACAAAGAAAAAAATTTTAGTGCCTTTAGACGGAACTGATCGAAGTATGCACTCTCTTGACTGGCTAAAAAAATTATTCAAAGAAGATAAAGTAACAATAACCCTTATGACTATCAGAGAGATCGTCATGGCAAATGATATGACTATAACAAATTCTACTATAGAGCAAGCTCAAAAAGATATGGATGAAATATTGGACAAAGCCGAGAAAAAGCTTGAAGGCTATGAAGTAGAAAAATATAGTGATTTTGGCTCCGCTCCTGACAAAATATTACTAAAATCAAAATTAGATAATTATGATGTAATAATTATGACTAAGTCCAATAAAAAGGGACTGGCTAGAATTATTGGTTCTGTAACTAACAAGGTCTTGAAAAATGCCGATACATTAGTTATTGTCGTTCCAGAATAA
- a CDS encoding pilus assembly PilX N-terminal domain-containing protein, with protein sequence MKKKGSALLIVVIIMMIVFTLAAYMVDTSIKSNRAASDTLNRTREYYSAEAGVYDCINEINKKIDGKEVDENIGTDGNTSNKITYKDIIEVYKASFQCTEKPNSDGDNDSPKKYTFKITSSGNYASQGCGIVAQVSIYYNINSVSNVYEYSRYTIDSWKVYSALDIQ encoded by the coding sequence ATGAAGAAAAAAGGTTCTGCCCTTTTAATAGTTGTTATTATTATGATGATAGTTTTTACGTTAGCTGCATATATGGTGGATACCAGTATTAAAAGCAATAGGGCAGCTTCAGATACACTAAATAGAACCAGAGAATATTATAGTGCCGAAGCAGGTGTTTATGATTGCATAAATGAGATCAACAAGAAAATTGATGGTAAAGAAGTTGACGAAAATATTGGAACCGATGGCAATACTTCAAATAAAATAACCTATAAGGATATTATAGAAGTTTATAAAGCCTCATTTCAATGTACAGAAAAACCTAATTCTGATGGGGATAATGATTCACCCAAAAAATACACCTTTAAAATCACCTCTTCAGGTAATTATGCTTCTCAAGGCTGCGGTATAGTTGCACAGGTATCCATTTATTATAATATTAATAGTGTATCAAATGTATATGAGTATTCACGTTATACTATAGATAGCTGGAAAGTTTATAGTGCCTTAGATATTCAGTAG
- a CDS encoding type II secretion system protein encodes MKSTGFTYIEVMMAITIFLVLSALAVRLNITANKNMNMQIQKQNVMMEAQKCLEEYKNNPENYQNTNSQLTFKKSPIENNLFEIIITDNSSGEEILKSYFFEK; translated from the coding sequence ATGAAGAGTACAGGTTTTACCTATATAGAAGTTATGATGGCTATTACCATATTTTTAGTACTGTCTGCTTTGGCGGTGAGACTTAATATTACAGCAAATAAAAATATGAATATGCAGATTCAAAAGCAGAATGTAATGATGGAGGCACAAAAGTGTCTGGAAGAGTATAAAAATAATCCGGAAAATTATCAAAATACAAATTCACAGCTTACTTTTAAAAAAAGTCCTATTGAAAATAATCTTTTTGAAATTATAATAACTGACAATTCCAGCGGAGAAGAAATATTAAAATCATATTTTTTTGAAAAGTAA
- a CDS encoding PilW family protein, whose amino-acid sequence MKKKGFTLIELMITLTIFAIFSAYLYQTFFSQIRQSFSLNNNIDVQYNVNKSLNMLTDNIRSYSSTNGTKILKSSDGSKSISINQNGEIQVNSINDNGNIVNVLSNFPESGSPPPSDIQYDSINKTLYFKNDNQNKCFNIDSVDFSTENKNGIIVITVSVLKGNVHIESSTAVNVKK is encoded by the coding sequence ATGAAAAAAAAAGGATTTACTTTAATTGAATTGATGATAACATTGACTATTTTTGCTATATTTTCGGCATATCTTTATCAAACTTTTTTTTCGCAGATAAGACAATCTTTTAGTTTGAACAATAATATAGATGTTCAGTATAATGTAAATAAATCTTTAAATATGCTTACAGATAATATAAGAAGCTATAGTTCAACTAATGGCACTAAAATTCTAAAATCTTCAGATGGGAGTAAATCAATTTCCATAAATCAAAATGGAGAAATTCAGGTAAATAGTATAAATGATAATGGCAATATAGTTAATGTGCTTTCAAATTTCCCAGAGTCGGGTTCACCTCCTCCTTCTGATATACAATATGATAGTATTAATAAAACCTTATATTTTAAAAATGACAATCAGAATAAGTGCTTTAATATAGATTCTGTTGATTTTTCAACTGAAAATAAAAATGGAATAATTGTAATTACAGTTTCCGTTTTAAAAGGAAATGTACACATTGAAAGCTCCACAGCTGTTAATGTAAAGAAATGA
- a CDS encoding type II secretion system protein, with amino-acid sequence MCRKRGFTLIEIMIVIAVIGILSMVLVPKVGAIKLQSKNKSVSTNALLVRTYLENRAGKDGISYHKSISENKTSAEALVSLVNNVASEMSSKFYGSNALINPFTDANSVYPQGNVSSGTSSTNSSVIIYYCEDTLPSSNNDIINGSSLPKGTGFAGNVVAVIYSTGYVLYGLNNSGEIINPPYIIKFPPASTSSSGSGGSSGDDGGDSGNGGGSGNTIGDFFEANCLNVFGDSSSEINLGNGSTNMNITGSAYLQGKKITFQQNTNVNGDFNILGVGSGSSVVTGNGGNNTVKVTGQTNFQAYNMTFKSNLQTSSNISILGINSVTFDNVGINAQFNSGSVQIQSNKDINFYSGVNVANSKFYVVAGGNNYFNNTGGNLTLDNGSSAYIQSGQNTQFYYAVNSEAPITMIAGNNLDFGNNGQSVNINGKTYLKAENTVSILRSVTLGDTYIDADTFNYGHSNINTSSLKTHVNSFSHDQYGGSLNPGYTQVSEKEPTVPEAVAPSTSISEITTTRLIKTLKNTNYTSGYDTTTYPGIAFYMVKGSDTNALKQALQASNINSSMYKFLIIDGDCAINKNANINNGEDMILSNFIIYCAGKMSFPSNSNLANVTFNNSSIIAKSMDTKLQSTFTITQPSSTQYTASIKNEINDICEQYLN; translated from the coding sequence GTGTGCAGAAAAAGAGGATTCACGTTAATAGAAATTATGATAGTTATAGCAGTTATAGGCATACTTTCAATGGTTTTAGTGCCAAAAGTAGGGGCAATTAAACTGCAGTCAAAAAATAAAAGTGTATCTACCAATGCACTGCTTGTTAGGACTTATCTTGAAAATAGAGCTGGAAAGGACGGTATTTCCTATCATAAATCTATAAGTGAAAATAAAACTTCTGCAGAAGCTCTTGTTTCTCTTGTAAATAATGTGGCATCGGAGATGAGTTCAAAATTTTATGGAAGCAATGCACTGATAAACCCTTTTACTGATGCAAATTCCGTATATCCTCAAGGTAATGTGAGCAGCGGTACTTCTTCCACAAATTCCTCAGTTATTATATATTATTGTGAAGATACTTTACCTTCAAGTAATAATGATATAATCAACGGCAGTAGTTTACCCAAGGGGACAGGCTTTGCAGGAAATGTAGTGGCGGTTATTTATAGTACAGGTTACGTGCTGTATGGTTTAAATAACAGCGGTGAAATAATTAATCCTCCATATATTATTAAATTTCCTCCTGCATCTACCAGCAGTTCTGGCAGTGGAGGGTCTTCTGGAGATGATGGAGGTGATTCAGGTAATGGCGGAGGAAGTGGAAATACCATAGGAGATTTTTTTGAAGCTAACTGCCTTAATGTATTTGGAGATAGCAGCAGTGAAATCAATTTAGGAAATGGCAGTACCAACATGAATATTACGGGTTCTGCATACCTTCAGGGTAAGAAGATTACTTTCCAGCAGAATACTAATGTTAATGGAGATTTCAATATATTGGGTGTAGGTTCTGGAAGTAGTGTTGTCACTGGAAATGGTGGCAATAATACAGTAAAAGTTACAGGGCAAACTAATTTTCAAGCATATAATATGACATTTAAGAGTAATTTACAAACGAGCAGCAATATATCTATCTTAGGTATCAATAGTGTTACCTTCGATAATGTTGGTATCAATGCACAATTTAATAGTGGAAGTGTTCAAATACAAAGCAATAAAGATATAAATTTTTACAGCGGTGTTAATGTGGCAAACAGTAAATTTTATGTAGTAGCCGGTGGGAATAATTACTTTAATAATACCGGTGGCAATTTAACTTTGGATAATGGAAGCTCTGCATATATTCAATCTGGGCAAAATACACAATTTTACTATGCAGTAAATTCAGAAGCTCCTATAACGATGATTGCAGGGAATAATTTGGATTTTGGAAACAATGGTCAAAGTGTAAATATAAATGGCAAAACATATCTTAAAGCAGAAAATACTGTCAGCATTTTAAGGAGTGTAACATTAGGAGATACTTATATAGATGCCGATACTTTTAATTATGGGCATTCAAATATAAATACGTCTAGTCTAAAGACTCATGTAAATAGTTTTTCTCATGATCAATATGGAGGATCATTAAATCCAGGCTATACGCAAGTATCAGAGAAAGAGCCTACTGTACCAGAAGCAGTTGCACCTAGTACATCTATTAGTGAGATAACCACTACCAGGTTAATAAAGACACTTAAAAATACTAACTATACCAGTGGTTATGATACTACTACTTATCCAGGCATAGCTTTTTATATGGTTAAGGGGTCAGATACCAATGCGTTAAAACAGGCACTACAGGCTTCTAATATCAATTCAAGTATGTATAAGTTTTTAATAATAGATGGAGATTGTGCTATTAATAAAAATGCTAATATTAATAATGGCGAGGATATGATTTTGAGTAATTTTATAATTTATTGTGCTGGAAAAATGAGCTTTCCCAGTAATAGCAATCTTGCTAATGTAACATTTAATAATTCATCAATTATCGCTAAAAGCATGGATACGAAGCTTCAATCTACTTTTACAATAACACAGCCAAGCAGTACTCAATATACAGCAAGTATTAAAAATGAAATCAATGATATATGTGAGCAATATCTTAATTAA
- a CDS encoding methyl-accepting chemotaxis protein → MKWFNNFKIGVRLLTGFGMMVIIMLVIGLVGINGISKVNELDTELYEKMTVPLGELVTMTSSYNNIRTALRDVVLSKDETSIIKYSDNVRVNSDNFDDELEEFSKTLITNEGKQKIRTLKENKSKYMDIANKVIELSKNSKNDEAANLIYSELTKVQENMESDLKTIASLKESNAKSFSQSNGQTAHTVKILVIVLMAIGIIAALMLGIFISSSVSKPITEIMYSANKIAEGDLNIEIKVDSKDEIGILENSFKKMAAHLNEVIKSINSAADQVAIGSKQIADSGIVLSQGASEQASSIEQLTASLEEISSSTKFNADNSNEANKLTEEVKSSANEGSSHMKEMLQSMDEINAASKNIHKIIKVIDEIAFQTNILALNAAVEAARAGQYGKGFAVVAEEVRNLAAKSADAAKETTSMIENSIKKSERGTKIVHETAEAFDKIVKGVIKVDNIVREIASASSEQAAGIEQIKGGIMQVSEVVQQNSTASEESASASEELSSQAELMREQVKKFKVK, encoded by the coding sequence ATGAAGTGGTTCAATAATTTTAAAATAGGAGTTAGATTACTAACTGGTTTTGGTATGATGGTAATAATTATGCTTGTTATTGGTCTGGTGGGGATAAATGGTATAAGCAAGGTAAATGAGTTAGATACTGAATTATATGAAAAGATGACAGTACCTTTAGGAGAATTAGTTACAATGACCAGCTCTTATAATAATATAAGAACTGCTTTAAGAGATGTGGTTTTATCAAAGGATGAAACTAGCATTATAAAATATTCAGATAATGTAAGGGTAAATAGCGATAATTTTGATGATGAATTAGAAGAATTTTCAAAAACCCTTATAACTAATGAAGGAAAACAAAAAATCCGAACTCTTAAGGAAAACAAATCTAAATATATGGACATAGCCAATAAAGTTATTGAATTATCGAAAAATAGTAAAAATGATGAAGCTGCCAATTTGATTTATAGCGAACTTACAAAAGTTCAAGAAAATATGGAAAGTGATTTAAAAACTATTGCAAGTCTTAAGGAGAGTAATGCCAAAAGTTTTTCACAGAGCAATGGTCAAACTGCCCATACAGTAAAGATATTAGTTATAGTTTTAATGGCTATAGGGATAATTGCTGCATTAATGCTTGGAATATTTATATCATCATCTGTAAGTAAGCCTATAACAGAAATTATGTATTCTGCAAATAAAATTGCAGAAGGAGATTTAAATATTGAGATCAAGGTTGATTCCAAGGATGAAATAGGAATACTTGAGAATAGTTTTAAAAAAATGGCGGCTCATCTAAATGAAGTCATAAAAAGTATTAATTCTGCGGCAGATCAGGTAGCCATAGGATCCAAACAGATAGCTGATTCAGGTATAGTTCTTTCTCAAGGGGCCTCTGAGCAAGCTAGTTCCATAGAACAGCTTACAGCCTCCTTAGAAGAAATTTCTTCAAGCACGAAATTTAATGCAGATAATTCAAATGAAGCAAATAAACTTACAGAAGAAGTTAAAAGTAGTGCAAATGAAGGAAGTTCACACATGAAAGAAATGCTCCAAAGTATGGATGAGATAAATGCGGCATCGAAAAATATACATAAAATTATAAAAGTTATAGATGAAATTGCATTTCAGACAAATATCTTGGCATTGAATGCAGCTGTAGAAGCTGCAAGGGCAGGGCAGTACGGAAAAGGTTTTGCAGTAGTGGCAGAAGAGGTAAGAAATTTGGCTGCCAAATCAGCAGATGCAGCAAAAGAAACCACTTCTATGATAGAAAATTCAATTAAAAAATCGGAAAGAGGTACTAAAATTGTACATGAAACGGCGGAAGCTTTTGATAAAATTGTAAAAGGTGTTATAAAAGTGGATAATATAGTAAGAGAAATAGCTTCTGCTTCCAGTGAACAAGCTGCAGGCATTGAGCAGATTAAAGGAGGGATAATGCAAGTATCAGAAGTAGTACAGCAAAATTCAACTGCATCCGAAGAAAGTGCTTCTGCCAGTGAAGAACTTTCAAGTCAGGCAGAACTTATGAGGGAACAGGTTAAAAAGTTTAAAGTAAAATAG
- a CDS encoding universal stress protein, giving the protein MTKRKILIPVDGTDRSMHSLDWIKKLFEKDEIQVTLMNVVEMFMAKDTMIKDKMYRAQQISHRVLDKAEKELDGYEVEKYLTFGYADDKILKKAEQDKFDMIVMTRSTKTALDRMIGSVTSKIIKNANTLVAIIPE; this is encoded by the coding sequence ATGACAAAAAGAAAAATTTTAATACCAGTAGACGGTACTGACCGAAGTATGCACTCTCTTGATTGGATAAAAAAATTATTTGAAAAAGATGAAATACAAGTAACTCTCATGAATGTTGTAGAAATGTTTATGGCAAAAGATACTATGATAAAGGATAAAATGTACAGAGCACAGCAAATAAGCCATAGGGTTTTAGATAAGGCTGAAAAAGAGCTTGATGGTTATGAAGTAGAAAAATACCTCACTTTTGGATATGCTGATGATAAAATATTAAAAAAAGCAGAACAGGATAAATTTGATATGATAGTTATGACAAGATCCACAAAGACAGCTTTAGATAGAATGATTGGCTCTGTAACCAGCAAAATTATAAAAAATGCAAATACCTTAGTTGCTATCATTCCAGAATAA